TGCGAGAGCGAGGTTTGCGGCTGGTCGCCTACGGCGTGGTGGACCTGGGCCACGACGAGGAGAGCATGCGCCAGGTATTCGACTTTGCGCGCAGGCTGGGCATCGGCACCATCGTGGCGGAGCCTGAGTTCGACGCTTTGCCCCTGGTGGAACGCCTGGTGCAGGAGTATGACATTCAGGTGGCCATCCACAACCACCCAGAACCGTCGCGGTATGCGCGGCCGGAAACGGTGGCAGAGCAGCTGCAAGGGCGCGACCGGCGCATCGGGGCCTGCGCGGACACCGGCCACTGGCTACGCACCGGCGTGGTGCCCGTCCACGCCTTGAAGATGCTGCGTGGCCGGGTGCTGGACGTGCACCTGAAGGACCTGAACGCCTTTGCCACGCGCGACGCGTACGATGTGCCCTGCGGCCAAGGCAAGGCGGACATCAAGGCGGTGGTGGCCGAACTGCGCCGGCAGGGCTACGAGGGCTATCTGACCATAGAATACGAGAACGAGCAGGAGCGCCGAGACCCGTCGCCGGCGGTGGCAGAGAGCATCCGATTCCTGAAAAAGCTTGGCTGCCGCTGAGGCGTCGGTCGAAATGAACGGGTCGTAGGGGAGAGAGCATGAGGACAGTTCGGGCTTTATTCATAGGAGCAGGCGCAGTTCTTGTGACGCTGGTCGCCTGTGGGAACAAGGAGCAATGGGTCACGCTGTTCGACGGTCACACAACTGACGCCTGGCGCGGATTTCACCGCACCGAGTTCCCTTCTGCGGGCTGGACGGTGCAAGATGGGGCTCTGAAGACCATCGTGGGCGGCGAACATGTGGACCTCATCACCAAGGACAAGTACCGCAACTTTGAGCTTGAGCTGGAATGGAAAGTGGCGCCGGGTGGCAACAGCGGCATTTTCTACCGGGTGAGCGAAGATGCGGACGCCGTGTGGCAGTCGGCACCTGAGATGCAAGTGCTCGATGACCAGCGCCACCCCGACGGCCGCGACCCGAGGACCTCTGCCGGTGCCTTATACGGCCTCATTGCGCCCCACAACAAACGCCTTCTACCTGTCGGGTCCTACAACCGCGCTAAAATCCTGGTGCAGGGCACGCACGTGGAGCATTGGCTCAATGGGCACCAGGTGGTCAGCTATGACTTGACAAGCGACTCACTGCGCCAGCTGATTGCACGCAGCAAGTTCAAAGACTACCCGTGGTTTGCCCTGGAAAGGAGCGGGCACATCGCTCTGCAACACCACGGCGAAGAGGTCTGGTACCGCCGGATTAGGATTCGTCCCCTGCCCGATGAGCCCAACGTGCCTCCGGAAGGGTTTGTGGCCCTGTTCAACGGACGCGACCTGAGTGGCTGGAAGGGTCTGGTGGGCAATCCGCTCACGCGCAGCCAGATGAGCGCCGAGGAGCTGGCACAGGCTCAAGCCGCGGCTGATGACACGATGCGCGCCCACTGGCACGTGGTCGACGGCGTGTTAGTGTTTGACGGCAAAGGATCTCACCTCTGCACCGCCCGCGACTACGAGGATTTTCAGCTGCTGGTGGACTGGAAGATCGAACGCGATGGCGACAGTGGCATCTATCTGCGCGGCTCGCCCCAGGTGCAGATCTGGGACGCCACCAAGCACCCGGAAGGGTCAGGCGGCCTGTACAACAACCAGATCCACCCGAGCAAGCCGCTGGTCCGCGCCGATCGCCCCGCAGGGCAATGGAACACCTTCGACATCACCATGGTGGGCGAGCGTGTGACTGTTTTGTTGAACGGCCAGCTCGTGGTGGACGACGTGGTGATGGAGAACTACTGGGACCGTAGCCAACCCATCTTCCCCAAGGGGCAGATCGAACTGCAAAGCCACGGCTCACCTCTCTATTTCCGGAACATCTTCATCCGCGAGATTCCCAGACCGGGCGAGTGGCGTTCGCTGTTCAATGGCACGGACCTTTCCGGTTGGGTTGGCGCCACCGATGTGTACAAGGTAGAGCATGGGGCAATCGTCTGCCCAAAGGGAGCCTACGCCAACCTTTACACCGCTGAGGAATTCGCCGATTTTGTGCTGAGGTTTGAGTTTCGGCTTACGCCGGGGGCAAACAATGGCCTAGCCATACGCGCCCC
The candidate division KSB1 bacterium DNA segment above includes these coding regions:
- a CDS encoding DUF1080 domain-containing protein, producing the protein MRTVRALFIGAGAVLVTLVACGNKEQWVTLFDGHTTDAWRGFHRTEFPSAGWTVQDGALKTIVGGEHVDLITKDKYRNFELELEWKVAPGGNSGIFYRVSEDADAVWQSAPEMQVLDDQRHPDGRDPRTSAGALYGLIAPHNKRLLPVGSYNRAKILVQGTHVEHWLNGHQVVSYDLTSDSLRQLIARSKFKDYPWFALERSGHIALQHHGEEVWYRRIRIRPLPDEPNVPPEGFVALFNGRDLSGWKGLVGNPLTRSQMSAEELAQAQAAADDTMRAHWHVVDGVLVFDGKGSHLCTARDYEDFQLLVDWKIERDGDSGIYLRGSPQVQIWDATKHPEGSGGLYNNQIHPSKPLVRADRPAGQWNTFDITMVGERVTVLLNGQLVVDDVVMENYWDRSQPIFPKGQIELQSHGSPLYFRNIFIREIPRPGEWRSLFNGTDLSGWVGATDVYKVEHGAIVCPKGAYANLYTAEEFADFVLRFEFRLTPGANNGLAIRAPLEGDAAYVGMELQILDDSHPAYAEIKPYQCHGSIYGVAPARRGHLRPAGEWNVQEVTARGRRVTVVLNGATIVDVDLDQVSLAGTPDGHAHPGLKRNRGHIGFLGHDAHVEFRNIWVKEL
- a CDS encoding sugar phosphate isomerase/epimerase, with translation MWRTMWCALLVVACAGCSGTRKGPPLAVQCWTFRAFTFLEALDQIKALGVTAVQAYPGQPLAPGLPGIVFDHRMSADQEAMVVEALRERGLRLVAYGVVDLGHDEESMRQVFDFARRLGIGTIVAEPEFDALPLVERLVQEYDIQVAIHNHPEPSRYARPETVAEQLQGRDRRIGACADTGHWLRTGVVPVHALKMLRGRVLDVHLKDLNAFATRDAYDVPCGQGKADIKAVVAELRRQGYEGYLTIEYENEQERRDPSPAVAESIRFLKKLGCR